The Desulfobacterales bacterium genome window below encodes:
- a CDS encoding FAD-binding protein codes for MESGIRKKLATIVGQRHLTFAPEDIVCYAYDSTGLEYPPAAVAFPGTTAEVAAIMRLASEARFPVVPRGAGTGMSGGSLAVAGGLVLAMSRFNRILEIDPENRVATVEPGVITGEFQNAVKKQGLYYPPDPASLNFCSMGGNVAECAGGPSAVKYGVTRDYVLGLEAVLPNGTVLETGVRTAKGVVGYDLTRLLVGSEGTLGVVTRIMVRLLSLPAAKETFLVLAPTLFRATTLVTTILQKGFLPCTLEYMDRTAIRTVAPMLAEPLPAGTGALLLVEVDGDKEDVAGQGRRLMEFLDSRPDLLAVRRAATAGEVDALWAARRAISPSLFQLKPHKISEDVVVPRNRIADLVDFVETLAAELDLVILTFGHAGDGNIHVNIMLDRENSDELSHARTAKKRLFVRVLELGGTLSGEHGVGVTKADYVDMELDPVSLAVMRRIKQVFDPHNILNPGKIFPSLID; via the coding sequence ATGGAATCGGGAATCAGGAAAAAACTCGCAACGATCGTCGGCCAGCGGCATCTGACCTTCGCACCAGAGGACATTGTCTGCTATGCCTATGATTCCACCGGCCTGGAGTATCCGCCTGCTGCCGTGGCCTTTCCCGGCACAACCGCTGAGGTGGCCGCCATCATGCGGTTGGCCTCCGAGGCGCGCTTTCCGGTGGTGCCGCGCGGCGCCGGCACCGGGATGAGCGGCGGCTCCCTGGCAGTGGCCGGCGGTCTGGTTCTGGCCATGAGCCGTTTTAACCGGATACTGGAGATCGATCCTGAAAACCGGGTGGCAACGGTGGAGCCCGGGGTGATCACCGGCGAGTTTCAGAACGCGGTAAAAAAGCAAGGGCTCTATTACCCGCCTGATCCGGCCAGCCTCAACTTCTGTTCCATGGGCGGCAATGTGGCCGAATGCGCCGGCGGGCCCAGTGCGGTGAAATACGGGGTGACCCGGGATTACGTACTCGGCCTGGAGGCGGTCCTGCCCAACGGTACGGTTCTTGAGACCGGGGTGCGGACCGCCAAGGGGGTGGTCGGCTACGATCTTACCCGGTTGCTGGTCGGTTCCGAAGGCACCCTGGGGGTGGTTACCAGGATCATGGTCCGGCTCCTTAGCCTGCCGGCCGCCAAGGAGACCTTTCTGGTTCTGGCCCCCACCCTGTTCCGGGCAACCACCCTGGTGACGACTATTCTGCAAAAGGGTTTCCTGCCCTGCACCCTGGAATATATGGACCGGACCGCCATCAGGACGGTGGCGCCGATGCTGGCCGAACCCCTGCCGGCCGGGACCGGGGCCCTGCTCCTGGTGGAGGTGGACGGCGACAAAGAGGATGTGGCCGGACAAGGCCGGCGGCTGATGGAATTTCTGGACAGCCGGCCGGACCTGCTTGCTGTCCGCCGGGCCGCGACCGCCGGAGAGGTCGATGCATTATGGGCGGCCCGGCGGGCCATTTCGCCTTCCCTGTTCCAACTCAAACCCCATAAGATCAGCGAGGATGTGGTGGTCCCCAGGAACCGGATTGCCGATCTGGTCGATTTTGTCGAGACCCTGGCCGCGGAACTGGATCTGGTCATCCTCACCTTCGGCCATGCCGGTGACGGCAATATCCATGTCAACATCATGCTTGATCGCGAAAATTCCGATGAACTCAGCCATGCCAGGACCGCAAAAAAGAGGTTGTTCGTCCGGGTGCTGGAACTTGGCGGCACCCTTTCCGGCGAGCACGGCGTCGGGGTGACCAAGGCGGATTATGTGGACATGGAGCTTGATCCGGTGAGCCTGGCGGTGATGCGCCGGATCAAACAGGTATTTGATCCGCACAATATCCTCAATCCGGGCAAAATATTCCCTTCTCTTATTGACTGA
- the rpsU gene encoding 30S ribosomal protein S21, which yields MIEVEVRGDIEYAIRQLKKKLQMDGIKRELKRREFYEKPSEKRRRKQAEAKRKLRKLKFRQSR from the coding sequence ATGATTGAAGTTGAAGTTAGGGGAGATATCGAATACGCCATCCGTCAGTTGAAGAAAAAGCTGCAGATGGATGGGATCAAGCGGGAGTTGAAACGGCGGGAATTTTACGAGAAGCCCAGCGAGAAACGGCGGCGCAAGCAGGCCGAGGCCAAGCGGAAGCTCCGCAAGCTTAAATTTCGTCAGTCCCGCTAA
- the xerD gene encoding site-specific tyrosine recombinase XerD: MSIDQAAANREEKKKSIKNGPAGPDRPLLFYQDLFLHYLAAERRLARNTITSYQYDFKSFFSYLAGRNINSLPDITAAVIRDYLAWRKSQGISSRSSARSVSMLRAFFRFLAAERLISELPTGVIDLPKIGRALPTVLTVDEVNQLLAADGSGPLSIRNNAMLHLLYATGLRVSELVKLPLAGVDLNAGHLRVMGKGSKERLVPFGEEAHERLVNYLDQTRPLILKARTSDFLFVTGRGTAMTRLRFWQIIHAAVQHAGINKKVSPHVLRHSFATHLLEHGADLRAVQLMLGHADIATTQIYTHVHATRLKSIHQRFHPRG, from the coding sequence ATGAGCATTGATCAGGCCGCAGCGAACCGCGAGGAAAAAAAGAAGAGCATAAAAAACGGACCGGCCGGTCCGGACCGGCCGTTATTATTTTATCAGGACCTGTTTCTCCATTATCTTGCCGCCGAGCGGCGTCTGGCCCGCAATACCATCACCTCCTATCAATACGATTTCAAATCTTTTTTCAGCTATCTTGCCGGCCGGAATATTAATTCCCTGCCGGACATCACCGCCGCGGTAATCCGTGACTATCTCGCCTGGCGGAAAAGCCAGGGCATTTCCTCCCGGAGCAGCGCCCGGTCAGTCTCCATGCTCCGGGCCTTTTTTCGCTTCCTGGCCGCGGAACGGCTTATCAGCGAACTGCCCACCGGGGTGATCGATCTGCCGAAAATCGGCCGGGCTCTACCCACGGTACTGACGGTCGACGAGGTGAATCAGCTCCTGGCCGCCGACGGCAGCGGACCGCTGTCAATCCGCAACAATGCCATGCTCCACCTGCTCTACGCCACCGGATTACGGGTCTCGGAACTGGTGAAATTGCCGCTGGCCGGGGTGGACCTCAATGCCGGACATCTCAGGGTAATGGGCAAGGGGAGCAAGGAGCGGCTGGTGCCTTTTGGCGAGGAGGCCCACGAGCGGCTGGTGAACTACCTGGATCAGACCCGGCCGCTCATTCTCAAGGCCCGGACCAGCGATTTCCTCTTTGTCACCGGCCGGGGTACGGCCATGACCCGGCTTCGATTCTGGCAGATAATCCATGCGGCCGTGCAACATGCCGGGATCAACAAAAAGGTCAGTCCCCATGTACTCCGTCACTCCTTTGCCACCCATCTGCTTGAACATGGGGCCGATCTCCGGGCAGTCCAGTTGATGCTCGGCCATGCCGACATCGCCACCACCCAGATCTATACCCATGTCCACGCCACCCGT
- a CDS encoding D-alanine--D-alanine ligase — MSSKKLRIALLAGGKSAEREVSLKGAAEVARALDPDKYEVSRYDPAMDLQKLAAEAPGLDAAFILLHGLFGEDGTMQGFLEMLGLPFQGSGVLGSAVAMDKNLAKTLYRGHGLTVPDWVMVSRHTPVDLGRIIKQLGLPLIIKPSRQGSSVGMSIAGSDRDLAAGIEQALEFDCRVMVEQYIRGREITGAILGNNELTALPIVEIIPDKKYAFFDYEAKYRPGATREICPAELDPEMTGRAQECALVAHRALQLGGYSRTDMIISDDQEIFILETNTIPGMTPTSLLPQAAAAAGLSFPALLDRLLELALANDK; from the coding sequence GTGTCTTCGAAAAAGCTGCGCATCGCCCTGCTGGCCGGCGGCAAATCCGCTGAACGCGAGGTCTCCCTCAAGGGCGCGGCCGAGGTTGCCCGGGCCCTTGATCCGGACAAATACGAGGTCAGCCGCTACGATCCGGCCATGGACCTACAAAAACTGGCAGCCGAGGCCCCGGGCCTGGATGCGGCATTTATTCTCCTGCACGGCCTCTTTGGCGAGGACGGCACCATGCAGGGGTTCCTGGAGATGCTGGGGCTTCCCTTTCAGGGTTCCGGGGTGCTGGGCAGCGCTGTTGCCATGGACAAGAACCTGGCCAAGACCCTCTATCGCGGACACGGGCTGACCGTGCCGGACTGGGTCATGGTCTCCCGGCACACGCCCGTGGACCTGGGCCGGATCATCAAGCAACTCGGCCTGCCGCTGATCATCAAGCCCTCCCGCCAGGGCTCAAGCGTGGGCATGAGCATCGCCGGTTCGGACCGGGACCTGGCCGCGGGTATCGAGCAGGCCCTGGAGTTCGACTGCCGGGTAATGGTGGAACAATATATCCGCGGCCGGGAGATCACCGGCGCAATCCTGGGGAATAATGAACTGACCGCGCTGCCGATCGTGGAGATCATTCCGGATAAGAAATATGCCTTTTTCGATTACGAGGCCAAGTACCGGCCCGGCGCCACCCGGGAGATCTGCCCGGCCGAGCTGGACCCGGAAATGACCGGCCGGGCCCAGGAGTGCGCGCTGGTTGCCCACCGGGCCCTGCAGCTCGGGGGCTACAGCCGGACCGACATGATCATCAGCGATGACCAGGAAATTTTCATCCTGGAGACCAACACCATCCCCGGGATGACTCCCACCAGCCTGCTGCCCCAGGCCGCGGCCGCGGCCGGCCTTTCCTTCCCGGCCCTGCTGGACCGGTTGCTGGAGTTGGCGTTGGCAAATGACAAATAA